Proteins found in one Pseudochaenichthys georgianus chromosome 13, fPseGeo1.2, whole genome shotgun sequence genomic segment:
- the LOC117457049 gene encoding uncharacterized protein: MDSLYEAVQTSGDGPPPPIPSRASSRTCSRSCSPAVLLDDKWHSSGRSISMEMPQMHRNIYDKNKRRTHISKSASDNDTLDNPGCNAAVWPSAKSQEDLVCIPNNHNEEMKKTKHKTETKDGKGAHSGTKKKEKPHSSHNLHANGESKPAAKRNQKTGKKAGGKSGKDGSKKNHNSRVNSPPCAMSPPLGPHYLDVPYRSDRRPYIGKSSTLPVPTQENSTAGRRTDMMSLPGGATPTHTYHQRWSNPGESSPSWGSVQHTCRRPLTEYHMFSPDFSTSPEKEWEEGQQQEAAQGDSLKRDRKPQTSPNVPRSITDVNLSEADVSF; this comes from the exons ATGGACAGCCTGTATGAGGCGGTGCAGACCTCCGGTGACGGACCCCCCCCACCCATCCCCAGCCGAGCCTCCAGCCGAACATGCAGCCGCTCCTGCAGCCCGGCGGTGCTGCTGGACGACAAGTGGCACAGCTCGGGAAGATCCATCTCTATG GAGATGCCACAGATGCATAGGAACATCTATGATAAAAATAAAAGAAG AACACATATATCCAAATCTGCCTCAGATAACGACACACTAG ATAACCCTGGCTGTAATGCTGCAGTTTGGCCGTCCGCCAAGAGCCAAGAAGATTTAGTCTGCATCCCTAACAATCACAATGAAG AAATGAAAAAGACTAAACACAAAACAGAAACCAAAGACGGGAAAGGAGCTCATTCAGGCACAAAGAAAAAGGAGAAACCACACTCAAGCCAC AATCTACACGCCAATGGTGAGTCTAAACCTGCAGCCAAAAGAAACCAAAAGACTGGAAAGAAAGCTGGTGGAAAAAGCGGGAAAGATGGGTCGAAGAAAAACCACAACTCAAGAG TGAACTCCCCACCATGCGCTATGAGCCCACCCCTGGGACCCCACTATCTGGACGTGCCCTACAGGTCAGACAGGAGGCCCTACATAGGGAAGTCGTCCACCCTCCCAGTCCCCACTCAGGAGAACTCGACCGCGGGCCGACGCACAGACATGATGAGCCTCCCTGGTGGAGCGACCCCCACCCATACGTACCACCAGCGCTGGAGTAACCCAGGCGAGAGCAGCCCTTCCTGGGGGTCCGTGCAGCACACCTGCCGCCGGCCGCTCACAGAGTATCACATGTTCTCCCCTGACTTCAGCACGTCCCCGGAGAAGGAGTGGGAAGAGGGACAGCAGCAGGAAGCGGCCCAAGGGGACAGCTTAAAACGGGACCGTAAACCCCAGACTTCCCCAAACGTGCCACGATCTATAACGGATGTGAATCTATCAGAAGCAGATGTAAGTTTCTAA
- the dhx40 gene encoding probable ATP-dependent RNA helicase DHX40 produces MSKSTRLDPKENNPKNLPIYQHKAKLVQAVKDSTFLVITGETGSGKTTQLPKYLHQAGFCKDGKIGITQPRRVAAITVAQRVSHEMQCTLGREVGYQVRFDDCTSESTEVKYMTDGCLLREILADPILPQYSVVILDEVHERSLNTDILLGLLKKRFSNPAKAPKGRASPLKVVVMSATLETDKLSAFLGDCPVFAIPGRMFPVTSTFGFAVGPKDFESTGYMKEVVKVALDVHTSEMAGDILVFLTGQSEIERACDMLYEKAESIDYRYDVQDQTVEGLLILPLYGSMPTDQQRQIFQPPPPGIRKCVVATNIAATSLTIDGIKYIIDSGFVKQLNHNSRVGMDILEVVPISKSEAQQRAGRAGRTSAGKCFRIYNKEFWEKCMPEYTVPEIQRTSLTAVILTLKCLGVHDVIRFPYPDCPEERFILEALKQLYQFDAIDRRGRVTRLGELMVEFPLHPGLTRALLKAASLGCQDLLLPVAAMLSVENIFIRPGHPEKQKEADQQHKALAAKSGSMNDFATLLSVFQSCQSSDRPSAWCKDHWVHWRALKSAFSVETQLRDILLRLQQKRDFPEETFDGNKSELFRRCLCSGYFTNVARRSIGKVFCTMDGHGSMVHIHPASSLFDQEGELNWIIFHDVLVTSRMYVRTACPIRYEWVKDLLPKLHEVDVYELSSVAREEVTEEEMKKWESREAAKRPAEVSTEDVMKKLEKRNNETAVGDARARYLQRKQQRQQK; encoded by the exons ATGTCCAAGTCAACGAGATTGGACCCGAAAGAAAATAACCCGAAGAACCTGCCGATCTATCAGCACAAAGCCAAGCTGGTTCAGGCCGTCAAAGACAGCACCTTTCTGGTCATTACCGGTGAGACTGGCAGCGGGAAAAccacacaacttccaaagtacCTTCATCAAGCTG GTTTTTGTAAAGATGGCAAAATTGGCATCACCCAGCCCCGCAGAGTGGCTGCCATCACTGTGGCCCAGAGGGTCTCCCATGAGATGCAATGCACTCTGGGTAGAGAGGTTGGCTACCAAGTGCGCTTTGATGACTGCACATCAGAG AGCACGGAGGTGAAGTACATGACAGACGGCTGCCTGCTCCGAGAGATCCTGGCTGATCCGATCCTTCCTCAGTACAGCGTGGTCATCTTGGATGAAGTCCACGAGCGCAGCCTCAACACA GATATTCTCCTGGGTCTGTTGAAGAAAAGGTTTTCTAACCCCGCCAAAGCTCCCAAGGGCCGGGCTTCTCCTTTGAAGGTGGTGGTGATGTCAGCCACCTTAGAAACTGACAAACTCTCCGCCTTTCTCGGCGACTGCCCCGTCTTTGCTATTCCTGGGCGGATGTTCCCTGTCACCAGCACATTTGGTTTTGCTGTAGGACCTAAAGACTTTGAGAGCACTGGTTATATGAAAGAG GTGGTAAAAGTGGCCCTTGATGTGCACACCAGTGAAATGGCAGGGGATATTCTTGTGTTTTTGACAG GGCAGTCAGAGATTGAGCGCGCCTGCGACATGTTGTATGAAAAAGCTGAGTCTATAGACTACCGCTACGATGTGCAGGACCAAACCGTGGAGGGCCTTCTTATTTTGCCCCTTTACGGATCCATGCCCACTG ATCAGCAGAGGCAGATCTTTCAGCCTCCACCTCCAGGAATCAGGAAGTGTGTAGTGGCAACTAACATCGCAGCGACATCTCTCACCATCGATGGCATAAA GTACATAATTGACAGCGGGTTTGTGAAGCAGCTCAACCACAACTCACGGGTGGGCATGGATATCTTGGAGGTGGTGCCGATTTCAAA gaGCGAGGCTCAGCAGAGAGCAGGCCGAGCTGGAAGAACATCAGCCGGGAAATGCTTTCGAATCTACAACAAGGAATTCTGGGAGAAGTGCATGCCTGAATACACAGTGCCAGAAATCCAGAGGACGAGTCTGACCGCAGTGATTCTCACCCTCAAGTGCCTGGGTGTTCATGATGTCATTAG gtTTCCTTATCCGGATTGTCCAGAGGAGAGGTTTATTCTGGAGGCATTAAAACAGCTCTACCAATTTGATGCCATCGACAG GAGAGGCAGAGTGACCCGGCTGGGGGAGCTGATGGTGGAGTTCCCCCTGCATCCCGGCCTCACCAGAGCCCTGCTCAAAGCCGCCTCGCTGGGCTGCCAGGACCTGCTGCTGCCTGTGGCCGCCATGCTGTCTGTGGAGAACATTTTCATCAGGCCAG GCCACCCGGAGAAGCAGAAGGAGGCAGATCAACAGCACAAAGCACTGGCTGCCAAGAGCGGCAGTATGAACGACTTCGCCACTCTCCTCAGTGTGTTTCAGTCGTGTCAATCCAG TGACAGACCGTCAGCGTGGTGTAAAGATCATTGGGTCCACTGGAGGGCGCTGAAGTCAGCCTTCAGTGTGGAGACTCAGTTGAGAGATATTCTCCTCCGGCTCCAACAG AAGAGAGATTTCCCTGAAGAAACATTTGACGGCAACAAGAGTGAACTCTTCAGACGATGCCTGTGCTCAGGATACTTCACCAACGTCGCCAGAAG GTCTATTGGAAAGGTGTTCTGTACAATGGACGGTCACGGATCCATggttcacattcatccagcctCATCG CTGTTTGACCAGGAGGGTGAGCTGAACTGGATTATCTTCCACGATGTACTGGTGACCTCGCGGATGTACGTCAGGACGGCGTGTCCTATTCGATACGAGTGGGTGAAGGACTTATTACCTAAACTCCATGAAGTGGACGTTTATGAGCTGAGCAGTGTGGCGAGAGAAGAAGTGactgaggaggagatgaagaaatGGGAGAGCAGGGAAGCAGCCAAAAGACCAGCAG aggtttctACTGAGGACGTAATGAAGAAGCTGGAAAAGCGAAACAACGAAACCGCTGTCGGCGATGCTCGTGCACGCTACCTGCAGAGAAAGCAACAaagacaacaaaaataa
- the LOC117457764 gene encoding zona pellucida sperm-binding protein 4-like: MWLHSTNFILVSLSLLILKCKTHAATKLPQAAVSNTNSNHTSICHDGFMSVYLSKMQFPDLRFNIYVQDEHSGYYQAISIAKQCHYFLGEADTFIVLTVAPNGCFVRRQKYVTSLTVVITALDRGRVDIVKSIPLICERKVKEVRRNDKPLVSTNTFCNKDGFNITIHQNATVPPLNLDAVWIPSGQSDNCKPTFKSKEAVTFSFPFTDCGTQSKISEGIMNYWVNIEVKQHLHEGPILGDTPSLHTVHCSFALAQISQLGVEVKGGKSVYPSTLRSEGIMRTEMRFAKDSNYKYFHSSRDPPTMTELGKPVYVDVFVLKHEDKDLVLLLEDCWATPTKNPYDPQRWNLLVKGCPFSGDSHQTGVLPVDPKVLKYPSLHKWFVVKMFSFVKPPAFENLVYFHCDIEISKGPDYLQSCKSRKLRQIAPGPEQSILYSVVSGGPLIYL; encoded by the exons ATGTGGCTACACAGCACAAACTTCATTTTAGTCTCATTATCACTGCTAATTTTGAAATGTAAAACTCATGCTGCTACAAAGCTACCCCAAGCAGCAGTTTCTAACACTAACAGTAATCATACATCCATTTGCCACGATGGGTTCATGTCTGTTTACCTGTCAAAGATGCAATTTCCTGATCTCCGTTTCAATATTTATGTTCAAG ATGAGCACAGCGGGTATTACCAAGCCATCTCTATAGCAAAACAGTGCCACTACTTCCTTGGAGAGGCTGACACCTTCATTGTCCTAACAGTTGCTCCAAATGGATGCTTTGTGAGAAGACAA AAGTATGTCACAAGTCTGACTGTTGTCATCACAGCACTAGACAGAGGAAGAGTTGACATTGTCAAGTCAATACCTCTGATCTGTGAACGGAAAGTCAAAG AGGTGAGGAGAAATGATAAACCACTGGTGTCAACAAATACATTCTGCAACAAGGATGGGTTCAACATTACCATTCATCAAAATGCCACAGTCCCACCTCTGAACCTGGATGCTGTCTGGATCCCTTCTGGTCAAAGTGACAACTGTAAACCTACATTTAAATCCAAGGAAGCTGTCACATTCAGCTTTCCATTCACTGATTGTGGCACTCAGTCCAAG ATATCCGAAGGGATTATGAACTACTGGGTCAACATTGAGGTGAAGCAACATCTGCATGAAGGCCCTATTCTCGGTGATACTCCTTccct TCATACTGTGCATTGCAGCTTTGCACTGGCACAAATCAGTCAGCTGGGTGTCGAGGTTAAGGGAGGAAAATCGGTGTACCCGTCCACACTGAGGAGTGAGGGAATAATGAGGACGGAAATGAGGTTTGCCAAAG ATTCCAACTACAAGTATTTCCATTCCTCTCGAGACCCTCCTACAATGACTGAGCTTGGCAAGCCTGTGTATGTGGACGTTTTTGTTCTCAAACATGAAGACAAGGACTTGGTGCTCTTGCTTGAAGACTGCTGGGCAACACCAACTAAAAACCCATATGACCCACAAAGATGGAACCTGCTGGTTAAAGG ATGTCCTTTCAGTGGTGATAGCCACCAAACTGGTGTGTTGCCAGTTGATCCAAAGGTGCTCAAATATCCCTCTCTTCATAAATGGTTTGTGGTCAAGATGTTCTCATTTGTGAAGCCACCAGCATTTGAAAACCTG GTATATTTCCACTGTGACATAGAGATAAGTAAGGGACCAGATTACTTACAATCCTGCA AAAGCCGTAAATTAAGACAAATCGCACCAGGACCAGAACAGAGCATTCTTTACAGCGTTGTCTCTGGTGGACCTCTTATTTATCTGTAA
- the LOC117457641 gene encoding uncharacterized protein, with translation MDTDGWMFLLALHFICVTSNDEPYNKTSCVKDPDVCEMHTLGTQLGSSVLLPCNFKPSNVTRVSWTQTPDLHLLQLTSAGRIVFLNPRSGRVKAFPNQGQEGNFSISINELNNSDLGCYVCTRGDDCLQVELVAEHGAQSVNMMLLIYISAGVAAFILMSIGGYCCMKFCCKNTASYNPEGAGVSPSQEETGRVPGSQQQGGAHNPNLVYENEDQGPFNQQEEPGDYCNTVSGAMPHPDLTLHPDSSSGIYPNLNPFQRTESQRTKLRFHRDLFNRLRQASVKRPYYVNQDEMRQQQASSTLEEKRRRGLGKKKAKENAEFKNPIYNRNVDQLKHL, from the exons ATGGATACTGACGGGTGGATGTTCCTTTTAGCGCTTCACTTTATTTGTGTGACTTCAAATG ACGAGCCGTACAATAAGACGTCTTGTGTGAAGGATCCAGATGTGTGTGAGATGCACACACTCGGCACTCAGCTTGGCTCCTCTGTGCTTCTCCCATGCAACTTTAAACCAAGTAACGTCACCAGGGTGTCATGGACCCAAACTCCCGATCTGCACCTGCTGCAGCTCACGTCTGCAGGTCGCATCGTGTTCCTGAACCCCAGGTCTGGTCGTGTGAAGGCCTTTCCAAACCAGGGCCAAGAGGGGAACTTCTCCATCAGCATCAATGAGCTAAACAACTCAGACCTGGGGTGTTATGTCTGTACACGAGGAGATGACTGTCTTCAAGTGGAGTTGGTTGCTGAACATG GTGCTCAAAGCGTGAACATGATGCTACTGATTTACATTAGTGCTGGTGTGGCTGCTTTCATACTGATGAGCATCGGTGGCTACTGCTGCATGAAGT TCTGCTGTAAAAACACAGCTTCGTACAACCCTGAAGGTGCAG GTGTCAGTCCTTCACAAGAGGAAACAGGCAGAGTGCCAGGCAGCCAACAGCAGGGAG gtgcacacaatcctaATCTTGTTTATG AAAATGAGGACCAAGGCCCATTCAACCAGCAGGAGGAACCCGGAGATTATTGCAACACAGTTTCAGGAGCGATGCCTCATCCCGACCTGACTCTGCACCCTGACAGCAGCAGTGGGATTTATCCAAACCTCAACCCGTTCCAGAGGACGGAGAGTCAGAGGACTAAACTGAGATTTCATAGAG ATCTCTTCAACAGATTACGGCAAGCAAGTGTCAAGCGCCCTTATTACG TTAACCAAGATGAAATGAGGCAACAACAAGCCAGTTCAACTCTGGAGGAGAAGCGTCGCAGAG GTTTGGGGAAGAAGAAAGCCAAAGAAA ATGCTGAATTCAAAAACCCGATATACAACAGGAACGTAGACCAGCTCAAACACCTATAG
- the LOC117457778 gene encoding lymphocyte antigen 6D yields the protein MKVLLLTLVLLLSTAQVLSLTCFTCEGDVNCKAETVCPASSQYCKTMEHGEELRRTCEDLCGDDDDFITCCSEDLCGP from the exons ATGAAGGTCCTGCTGTTAACGCTGGTGCTCCTGCTGTCTACCGCTCAAG TGCTCTCACTCACATGCTTCACCTGCGAAGGAGACGTGAACTGTAAGGCGGAGACAGTTTGCCCGGCATCCTCTCAGTACTGCAAGACCATGGAGCACG GAGAAGAACTTCGTCGAACTTGTGAGGACCTTTGCGGAGATGATGATGACTTCATTACCTGCTGCTCTGAAGACCTTTGCGGACCCTGA
- the LOC117457047 gene encoding LOW QUALITY PROTEIN: P2X purinoceptor 5-like (The sequence of the model RefSeq protein was modified relative to this genomic sequence to represent the inferred CDS: substituted 1 base at 1 genomic stop codon) gives MAGSFFKGRFLSLFDYKTEKYIIAKNKKVGVLYRLIQLSIIGYIIGWVFVSKKGYQETDTAIQSSVVTKLKGVSVTNTSESGRLVWGPEDYVIPPQGEAVLFVVTNFLETPNQKLGYCAESPKVLDGHCRDDEDCEEEKMVIAGNGIKSGRCLRKDENSTGTCEIYGWCPIERKFKPRKPLLLNAENFTIYIKNFILFPKFQFSKSNVLETSDDSFLKKCRFDEQLYPYCPIFRLGDITRRAGYNFQDMATFGGSIGILIEWDCDLDKGYSNCNPHYHFTRLDVSNNSISTGFNFRHTRYFKNAAGESYRSLFKVYGVRFNIMVHGKAGMFSIIPTAINVGSGLALMGAGAFFCDMVLLYLMKKSNSYRERKFEGPKXEKQHMC, from the exons ATGGCCGGGAGCTTCTTCAAAGGACGCTTCCTCTCCTTATTCGATTATAAAACGGAAAAATACATTATTGccaaaaataaaaaggttggaGTTTTGTACCGACTTATTCAGTTATCTATCATTGGCTACATTATAGG CTGGGTATTTGTAAGCAAGAAAGGCTACCAGGAAACAGACACTGCCATCCAGAGCTCTGTGGTTACTAAACTGAAAGGAGTTTCGGTGACTAACACCTCGGAGTCTGGTCGGCTGGTGTGGGGGCCGGAGGACTACGTCATCCCACCACAG GGTGAAGCGGTTCTGTTTGTTGTCACCAATTTCTTAGAGACGCCAAACCAGAAGCTGGGTTACTGCGCTGAG AGCCCAAAAGTGCTGGATGGTCACTGCAGAGACGACGAGGACTGTGAAGAGGAGAAGATGGTAATAGCTGGTAACG GAATTAAGAGTGGACGATGCTTAAGAAAAGATGAAAACTCCACTGGTACCTGTGAAATATACGGCTGGTGTCCCATTGAAAGAAAATTCAAACCGCG taaACCTCTGCTGTTAAACGCTGAAAACTTCACCATCTACATCAAGAATTTCATCTTATTTCCCAAATTCCAATTTTCAAA GTCCAACGTCCTCGAAACGAGTGACGACTCCTTTTTGAAAAAATGCAGATTTGATGAGCAGCTCTACCCTTACTGCCCCATCTTTCGCCTGGGGGACATCACCAGGAGAGCTGGATACAACTTCCAGGACATGGCCACATTT GGTGGCTCCATTGGCATTTTGATAGAGTGGGACTGTGACCTTGACAAAGGCTACTCTAACTGTAATCCACATTACCATTTCACACGTCTGGACGTCTCCAACAACTCAATCTCAACAGGATTTAACTTCAG ACACACTCGTTATTTCAAAAATGCTGCCGGTGAGAGCTATCGATCTCTATTCAAAGTCTACGGTGTCAGATTTAACATTATGGTCCACGGAAAG GCGGGGATGTTCAGCATTATCCCAACAGCCATCAACGTGGGTTCGGGACTGGCTTTAATGGGAGCT GGAGCTTTCTTCTGTGACATGGTCCTCCTCTACCTGATGAAGAAGAGCAACTCTTATCGAGAAAGGAAATTTGAAGGACCAAAGTAGGAAAAGCAACACATGTGTTGA